Proteins encoded together in one Impatiens glandulifera chromosome 1, dImpGla2.1, whole genome shotgun sequence window:
- the LOC124922372 gene encoding thionin-like protein 2 translates to MEIMRRNLAIAIVIMMAMVSNGGWILVEGQTGSGTTFRDCYGGCFIFCVIKPPHSAFDCSLDCLRDCLLPSIPHNSPDHLHDDSNNNINTHRFCNFGCASSLCSNISTRQKPQEKKVESCVGSCSKTCNKTYPLP, encoded by the exons ATGGAGATCATGAGAAGGAACTTAGCAATAGCGATTGTGATCATGATGGCGATGGTGAGCAATGGCGGATGGATATTGGTTGAAGGGCAAACAGGATCAGGAACCACATTCAGAGATTGCTATGGGGGATGTTTCATATTTTGCGTGATAAAACCACCACATTCCGCCTTCGATTGCTCTTTAGATTGCCTCAGGGATTGTTTGCTTCCATCCATTCCTCATAACTCACCCGATCATCTCCACGACGATAGCAACAACAATATAAACACACATCGCTTTTGCAACTTTGGATGTGCTTCTTCCTTATGCTCCAACATCAGCACCCGACAAAAACCTC AGGAGAAGAAGGTGGAAAGCTGTGTGGGCTCTTGTTCAAAGACATGCAACAAAACCTATCCGTTGCCTTAA
- the LOC124928256 gene encoding DNA ligase 1-like, translating to MKLAKTASKLPEVNDETSEDNSHQIPYATTPQTYEDNSTSSTPNLVSQAHTDADAKLDELTKDEQKNGGGEEKEEGATEMRTKRKNDDVQLDTEMRTKRKNDEVMNKIKNFEVMNKRKQDEVDTMKRKNDEVMKKRKHDQVDEMKRKNDEVMKKRKKDDEIKRKMNERKERVSNLAKKRKADEEKRKANELAIKRKANELAKKRKLPKKRKEKNNDSRPTPKASRKLSFDRPEDKNDDVHDKDPEEKNDDVHDKDRPDVEEEKNKEKEVGVEEKNDNVPDEDSLPTPQSSPKLKDVDEDKNKEKEVLEEENKEVEVEVEKNKEKEVLEEENKEVEVEAEKNKEKEVLEEENKEVEVKAEKNKEKEEETKNDKEKKEEVKEETKNDKDEDKEIVKEVIVEIEEEKKNKEKEVIVETKEEKKKKEKNKEKEVNDVKELTPSQFVGKSFRRKKVKSKQLGDYTDPGGKGFKLNDPVKVNPLLRIDKEKMKTLKKWLKSDGKDFKDLTVCDGDRSLFNRLLKPQDWLHDKNMFPKDEYDDFMKPMCVMMPYLLE from the exons ATGAAACTAGCCAAGACAGCTTCCAAGCTCCCTGAAGTTAACGATGAAACTAGCGAAGACAACTCTCATCAAATCCCTTATGCGACGACTCCTCAAACTTATGAAGACAATTCTACATCTTCTACACCCAATCTAGTGTCTCAAGCCCATACTGATGCTGATGCCAAACTTGATGAGCTCACAAAGGAT GAACAAaagaatggaggaggagaagaaaaagaagagggTGCTACTGAGATGAGGACGAAGAGGAAGAATGACGATGTGCAACTTGATACTGAGATGAGGACGAAGAGGAAGAATGATGAGGTGATGAACAAGATTAAGAATTTTGAGGTGATGAATAAGAGGAAGCAGGATGAAGTTGATACGATGAAGAGAAAGAATGATgaggtgatgaagaagaggaagcaTGATCAAGTTGATGAGATGAAGAGAAAGAATGATgaggtgatgaagaagaggaagaaggaTGATGAGATTAAGAGAAAGATGAATGAGAGGAAGGAGAGGGTATCGAATTTGGCAAAGAAGAGGAAGGCTGATGAGGAGAAGAGGAAGGCGAATGAGTTGGCCATTAAAAGGAAGGCGAAtgagttggccaagaagaggaAGTTGCCAAAGAAGAGGAAGGAGAAG AACAATGATTCGCGCCCCACGCCAAAAGCCTCTCGCAAATTGAGTTTTGATCGCCCAGAGGATAAGAATGATGATGTGCATGACAAGGATCCAGAggagaagaatgatgatgtgcATGACAAGGATCGCCCAGatgtggaggaggagaagaataaggagaAGGAGGTGGGGGTGGAGGAGAAGAATGATAATGTGCCGGACGAGGATTCGCTCCCTACACCCCAATCCTCTCCCAAATTGAAGGATGTGGATGAGGATAAGAATAAAGAGAAGGAGGTGCTGGAGGAGGAGAACAAAGAGGTTGAGGTGGAAGTTGAGAAGAATAAGGAGAAGGAGGTGCTGGAGGAGGAGAACAAAGAGGTGGAGGTGGAAGCTGAGAAGAATAAGGAGAAGGAGGTGCTGGAGGAGGAGAACAAAGAGGTGGAGGTGAAAGCTGAGAAGAataaggagaaggaggaggagactAAGAATGACaaggagaagaaagaggagGTGAAGGAGGAGACTAAGAATGACAAG GACGAGGATAAGGAGATTGTGAAGGAGGTGATTGTGGAGattgaggaggagaagaagaataaggagaagGAGGTGATTGTGGAGACTAAGgaggagaaaaagaagaaggagaagaataaggagaAGGAGGTGAATGATGTGAAAGAATTGACTCCATCACAATTTGTTGGTAAAAGTTTTCGGAGAAAGAAGGTGAAATCGAAACAATTGGGGGACTACACCGACCCTGGTGGGAAAGGGTTTAAACTAAATGATCCGGTTAAGGTTAATCCGCTGTTACGAATTGACAAGGAAAAGAtgaagactttgaagaaatggTTAAAGAGTGATGGAAAGGATTTCAAGGATTTGACGGTTTGCGATGGAGATCGTTCTTTATTCAACAGATTGCTCAAGCCTCAAGATTGGTTACACGATAAG AATATGTTCCCAAAGGATGAATATGACGACTTCATGAAACCGATGTGTGTAATGATGCCGTACTTGCTTGAATAG
- the LOC124922362 gene encoding F-box/kelch-repeat protein At1g80440-like: MDDDEELIPSLPNDLALECLIRLPFYCFTAASKVSKSWKTKINLPEFRQNRKLSGSARFLMVLAQAWSPSFDKSYVKSWTPPIYRLTMYDPQSNNWSDLPPLPWFPSGLPMICRIVVAGSDLVVLGGCDPVTWRVCNSVFIYNFISGDWRIGSDMPGHQRLFFACASDSENMIYVAGGHDEDKRALKTAMAYDVENDKWVQIDDMARERDECRGVFRHGRFHVIGGYCTERQGEFEMDMECFNVLTGKWEDVEDNFLDESVCPERCVGDCDVDGRMYIFGKKNLLIDDNNNNETGGRGWKILAGFPDDVSSVSYATTWQGKRLMIGYDEQSRAHNVYTMDVGENKWTRMDSPLFYTGPAQSICSFYL, from the coding sequence atggatgatgatgaagagttAATTCCTTCTCTACCCAATGATCTCGCCCTCGAATGCTTAATTCGTCTTCCTTTCTATTGCTTTACCGCAGCATCCAAAGTTTCCAAATCATGGAAAACTAAAATCAATCTGCCTGAGTTCCGCCAAAATCGCAAATTATCCGGTTCGGCTCGTTTTCTCATGGTTTTAGCACAAGCATGGAGTCCATCCTTCGACAAATCCTATGTAAAAAGCTGGACTCCACCTATATACAGATTAACCATGTACGACCCACAATCCAACAATTGGTCCGACCTTCCTCCCTTACCTTGGTTCCCATCCGGTTTACCCATGATCTGTCGAATCGTAGTCGCCGGTTCGGATCTTGTTGTATTGGGAGGTTGCGACCCGGTGACATGGCGTGTTTGTAATTCGGTATTCATTTACAATTTCATATCGGGTGATTGGCGAATCGGGTCAGACATGCCAGGTCATCAGAGGCTATTCTTTGCTTGCGCATCAGATTCAGAAAACATGATCTACGTGGCGGGCGGGCATGACGAGGATAAACGAGCTTTGAAAACCGCGATGGCGTATGACGTGGAAAATGATAAGTGGGTCCAAATTGATGACATGGCGAGAGAGCGAGACGAGTGTCGTGGCGTGTTTCGCCACGGGAGATTCCATGTCATCGGCGGTTATTGTACGGAGAGACAAGGCGAGTTTGAGATGGACATGGaatgttttaatgttttaacaGGGAAGTGGGAGGATGTTGAAGATAATTTCTTGGATGAATCTGTTTGTCCTGAAAGATGCGTTGGCGATTGTGACGTGGACGGGAGAATGTATATATTTGGAAAGAAAAATTTGTTGATTGacgataataataataatgagacaGGTGGCAGGGGATGGAAAATCCTAGCTGGATTTCCTGATGACGTGTCAAGTGTTTCGTATGCGACGACGTGGCAGGGGAAGAGGTTAATGATTGGATATGATGAACAAAGTAGGGCACATAATGTTTATACTATGGATGTGGGTGAGAACAAATGGACTAGAATGGATTCTCCTCTATTCTACACAGGACCAGCCCAGTCTATTTGTTCATTCTATCTTtga
- the LOC124928243 gene encoding uncharacterized protein LOC124928243: MQTNYGFKLTYNKVWRSREQALMAVRGAVEESYRKLPSYLFMLAKNNPGTIIDIQTDEHGHFRYMFMSLGYSIRGFRYCRPVLCVDASFLKHKIEGQLLVAIALDANEQLFPVAFGVVDSENNNSWTYFMQQLRVAIGLVPDLIFVFDRHSSIFNALNARKYPISTLAEYLRMTLQEWFHDIREKASNHTEHLSQYYEKFLREQAEKVRFYNVNPLRRFEFHVNDGEHDFQVDLQTRTCTCGVFDLSGLPCKHALAAAHSRKTIPYEYCSRFFTPEAWCMEYVDTCYPVCNEGSWDILENIKEPVCLKPPVKVKKGQTTAKRRSSQGEPRKEQRQCNSCGG; this comes from the exons ATGCAGACAAATTATGGGTTTAAGCTGACATATAATAAGGTTTGGAGGTCTAGGGAACAAgccttaatggcggtgcgaggagcAGTGGAGGAATCATATAGaaaattgccatcatacctgtTCATGTTGGCGAAGAATAACCCAGGTACCATAATTGACATTCAGACGGATGAGCATGgccatttcagatatatgttcatgtctctaggcTACTCAATCAGAGGTTTCAGGTAttgtcgtccagtattgtgcgtcgatgccagttttcttaaacACAAGATTGAAGGTCAACTATTGGTTGCGATTgcattagatgcgaatgaacaactatttCCCGTTGCTTTTGGCGTCGTTGATtcggagaataataactcttggacatatttcatgcaacaatTAAGAGTGGCAATTGGATTAGTCCCGGATCTCATCTTCGTATTTGATAGACACTCAAGTATTTTCAATGCCTT aaatgctaggaaatatcccatatcaACATTGGCTGAGTATTTACGAATGACACTACAAGAATGGTTTCATGATATaagagaaaaagcttccaaCCACACAGAACATTTATCtcaatattatgaaaagttcttacgtgaacAAGCCGAGAAGGTCAGATTCTACAACGTTAATCCGCTTAGAAGATTCGAGTTTCATGTGAATGACGGTGAACATGATTTTCAAGTTGATCTCCAAACTCGAACTTGTACATGTGGGGTATTTGAtctatctggtcttccttgtaaaCATGCCCTTGCTGCTGCCCATTCTCGGAAAACTATTCCATATGAGTACTGCTCAAG gTTTTTCACACCTGAAGCGTGGTGCATGGAATATGTAGATACATGTTATCCAGTTTGCAATGAAGGTTCTTGGGATATTCTAGAAAATATCAAGGAACCAGTTTGTCTAAAACCCCCCGTCAAGGTTAAGAAGGGTCAGACAACagcaaagcgtaggtcatcacAAGGTGAGCCTCGTAAGGAACAGAGACAGTGCAACTCATGTGGCGGTTGA